The proteins below come from a single Acidovorax sp. NCPPB 4044 genomic window:
- a CDS encoding transcriptional regulator: MTLDEYLQLHDALSVRQLRMRMAQHGSPIKSDAQIRQWQHRYAQRIPSPINCVAIEQATDGRVTRQDLRPHDWASIWPELGTLR; the protein is encoded by the coding sequence ATGACCCTGGACGAATACCTCCAACTGCACGACGCGCTGAGCGTGCGCCAACTGCGGATGCGCATGGCGCAGCACGGCTCGCCCATCAAGAGCGATGCGCAGATCCGGCAATGGCAGCACCGCTACGCCCAGCGCATCCCCTCGCCCATCAACTGCGTGGCCATCGAGCAGGCCACCGACGGCCGCGTCACGCGCCAGGACCTGCGGCCCCACGACTGGGCGTCGATCTGGCCGGAGCTGGGCACGCTCCGCTGA
- a CDS encoding S24 family peptidase, translated as MDETALQLYRRQRLEQAVGHLTEGNVTAFGRVLGYRDGAFVRQMLSGSRAVSDKTVRAIEGLRGMRQWFQPQGPSLLPRVGEAEGLYEAAAAPPARAGAGDEAVLVLAVRPQQSLRWRAAGAAAPRQGTDAVEDDMPAIALTHDWLARRSLRARDLIAVALGDDSMQPSLHAGDVVTVDTREPAPADGQVFVVDYEGACLVRRVVRDSGAWWLAAENAPRFPRKQLTEPAARLIGRVVHVHSEML; from the coding sequence ATGGACGAAACCGCGCTGCAACTCTACCGGCGCCAGCGCCTGGAGCAGGCGGTGGGCCACCTCACCGAGGGCAACGTGACCGCTTTCGGGCGGGTGCTGGGCTACCGCGACGGGGCTTTCGTGCGGCAGATGCTTTCCGGGTCGCGCGCGGTGTCCGACAAGACCGTGCGGGCGATCGAGGGCCTGCGCGGCATGCGCCAGTGGTTCCAGCCCCAGGGGCCTTCGCTGCTGCCGCGCGTGGGCGAGGCCGAGGGGCTCTACGAGGCTGCCGCGGCGCCGCCCGCACGGGCCGGCGCCGGAGACGAAGCCGTGCTGGTGCTCGCCGTGCGGCCGCAGCAGAGCCTGCGGTGGCGGGCCGCCGGCGCGGCGGCACCCCGCCAGGGCACCGATGCGGTTGAGGACGACATGCCCGCCATCGCGCTCACCCATGACTGGCTGGCGCGCCGCAGCCTGCGGGCGCGCGACCTGATCGCCGTGGCGCTCGGCGACGACAGCATGCAGCCCTCGCTCCATGCCGGCGACGTGGTCACGGTGGACACGCGCGAGCCTGCCCCGGCCGATGGCCAGGTGTTCGTGGTCGATTACGAAGGGGCCTGCCTGGTGCGCCGCGTGGTGCGCGACAGCGGCGCCTGGTGGCTGGCGGCCGAGAACGCGCCGCGGTTTCCGCGCAAGCAGCTCACCGAGCCCGCCGCCCGGCTCATCGGCCGCGTGGTGCACGTGCACAGCGAAATGCTGTGA
- a CDS encoding Ras family protein, with protein sequence MSQPESIQELGKAVEDIAVSMTKVATNIALLGVEGNADEQMRIITEENNKVLDYIRKLYKLPPAPGSGG encoded by the coding sequence ATGAGCCAGCCCGAATCCATCCAGGAGCTGGGCAAGGCCGTCGAGGACATCGCCGTGTCGATGACCAAGGTGGCCACGAACATCGCCCTGCTGGGCGTCGAAGGCAACGCCGACGAGCAGATGCGCATCATCACCGAGGAGAACAACAAGGTGCTGGATTACATCCGCAAGCTCTACAAGCTGCCGCCGGCGCCGGGGAGCGGGGGCTGA
- a CDS encoding FAD-binding monooxygenase: protein MSDSLPADVIQAIAISNAKSIGEQPAILANLALAQQIFNQNMQQQIALSQQQAMNQVQMAATAKSVAMIDNCKNQGAIDQMVKDIEKLIHDMDLIQMQNRSSGSG from the coding sequence ATGTCAGATTCGCTTCCCGCGGATGTCATCCAGGCCATCGCGATATCGAACGCGAAGTCCATCGGAGAGCAGCCGGCCATCCTGGCGAACCTCGCGCTGGCGCAGCAGATCTTCAACCAGAACATGCAGCAGCAGATCGCGCTGAGCCAGCAGCAGGCGATGAACCAGGTGCAGATGGCCGCCACGGCCAAGAGCGTCGCCATGATCGACAACTGCAAGAACCAGGGCGCGATCGATCAGATGGTCAAGGACATCGAGAAGCTGATCCACGACATGGACCTGATCCAGATGCAGAACCGGTCCTCCGGCAGCGGCTGA
- a CDS encoding helix-turn-helix domain-containing protein yields MSTTADLVAALKKELKAAHMTYADLAQALGMAESSVKRMLAKGDMPLSRIDAICRALRLDFADLARRVADSQPLLDQLTLEQERAVVADKKLLLMAICVLSQWTLEQILGTYRLSEAEGVKYLAQLDRIGIIELRPLNRYRLKLGKTFRWRPHGPVMHYFRDHALLDYFAGSFDGPGEGVLMVHGAISRSLAPAFQERIQRVAHDFAQQHLADQRLPEGEREGYTVLLAMRSWEFEVFTAMRR; encoded by the coding sequence ATGAGCACCACAGCCGACCTCGTCGCCGCCCTGAAGAAAGAACTCAAGGCCGCGCACATGACCTATGCCGACCTCGCCCAGGCGCTGGGCATGGCCGAGTCCAGCGTCAAGCGCATGCTGGCCAAGGGCGACATGCCGCTGTCGCGCATCGATGCGATCTGCCGCGCGCTGCGGCTGGATTTTGCCGATCTGGCGCGGCGCGTGGCCGACAGCCAGCCGCTGCTGGACCAGCTCACGCTGGAGCAGGAGCGCGCGGTGGTGGCCGACAAGAAGCTGCTGCTCATGGCCATCTGCGTGCTGAGCCAGTGGACGCTGGAGCAGATCCTGGGCACCTACCGGCTCTCGGAGGCCGAGGGCGTGAAGTACCTCGCGCAGCTCGACCGCATCGGCATCATCGAGCTGCGCCCCCTCAACCGCTATCGGCTCAAGCTGGGCAAGACCTTCCGCTGGCGCCCGCACGGGCCGGTGATGCATTACTTCCGCGACCATGCGCTGCTCGATTACTTCGCCGGCAGCTTCGACGGCCCCGGTGAGGGCGTGCTGATGGTGCACGGGGCCATCAGCCGCAGCCTGGCGCCGGCCTTCCAGGAGCGCATCCAGCGCGTGGCGCACGATTTCGCGCAGCAGCACCTGGCCGACCAGCGCCTGCCCGAAGGCGAGCGCGAGGGCTACACCGTGCTGCTGGCGATGCGCAGCTGGGAATTCGAGGTGTTCACCGCCATGCGCCGCTGA
- a CDS encoding MFS transporter, which translates to MSESPVRIAATDVAAPPGGHGEHPNQFALLRQRRFAPFFWTQFAGAANDNLFKFAFTVMVTYQLSVSWMPPSMAGLVIGALFILPFLLFSATSGQLTDKIDKTRMIRFVKNLEVAIMLVAAWGFLVASPVVLLACTFLMGLHSTLFGPVKFAYMPQVLSERELTGGNGMVEMGTFVAILLGQVAGGLLVALPGVGHAWVAAACVAIALAGRAVAQFIPSAPATDPGLVINWNPFTETWRNLKLAHGNVVVFRSLLGISWMWFFGAVFLSQFPSFAKDVLHGDERVASLLLVVFSVGIGIGSLLCEVLSRRHVEIGLVPLGAIGMSVFAIDLYFASRGLPPAPSMGIAAFMAQPAHWRVMADLLLLSLFAGLYSVPMYALIQMRSQPTHRARIIAANNILNALFMIASSVIAGALLAAKFSIPQVFLFTGIANAIVAGYIFLIVPEYLLRFVAWVLSRLVYRFRVQGDAHIPTQGAALLACNHVSFVDAVLLMAASPRPIYFVMDHRIFRVPVLGWLFRLAKAIPIAPQKENPAIYEAAFERAAQVLRDGDLLAIFPEGGITRDGTLQPFKGGIMKILERARAEGVEPPVVPMALTNLWGSFFSRVDGAAMARPFRRGFFNRVGLHVGAPMPAQAVQPEALRERVAQLLQPAP; encoded by the coding sequence ATGAGCGAGAGCCCAGTCCGCATCGCGGCGACCGACGTGGCGGCACCTCCGGGTGGCCATGGCGAGCACCCCAACCAGTTCGCGCTGTTGCGCCAGCGTCGGTTCGCGCCGTTCTTCTGGACGCAGTTCGCCGGCGCGGCGAACGACAACCTGTTCAAGTTCGCGTTCACGGTGATGGTGACCTACCAGCTCAGCGTGTCGTGGATGCCACCCTCGATGGCGGGCCTCGTGATCGGGGCGCTCTTCATCCTGCCGTTCCTGCTGTTCTCGGCCACCTCGGGCCAGCTCACCGACAAGATCGACAAGACGCGGATGATCCGCTTCGTGAAGAACCTGGAGGTGGCCATCATGCTGGTGGCCGCCTGGGGCTTCCTGGTGGCCAGCCCGGTGGTGCTGCTGGCCTGCACCTTCCTCATGGGCCTGCATTCCACGCTGTTCGGCCCCGTGAAGTTCGCCTACATGCCGCAGGTGCTCTCCGAGCGCGAGCTCACCGGCGGCAACGGCATGGTGGAGATGGGCACCTTCGTGGCCATCCTGCTCGGCCAGGTGGCCGGCGGCCTGCTGGTGGCGCTGCCCGGCGTGGGCCATGCCTGGGTGGCGGCGGCCTGCGTCGCCATCGCGCTCGCGGGCCGGGCGGTCGCGCAGTTCATCCCGAGCGCGCCGGCCACCGACCCGGGCCTCGTCATCAACTGGAACCCGTTCACCGAGACCTGGCGCAACCTGAAGCTCGCACACGGCAACGTGGTGGTGTTCCGCTCGCTGCTGGGCATCAGCTGGATGTGGTTCTTCGGCGCGGTGTTCCTGTCGCAGTTCCCGAGCTTCGCCAAGGACGTGCTGCACGGCGACGAGCGCGTGGCCTCGCTGCTGCTGGTGGTGTTCTCCGTGGGCATCGGCATCGGCTCGCTGCTGTGCGAGGTGCTCTCGCGCCGGCACGTGGAGATCGGCCTGGTGCCGCTGGGCGCCATCGGCATGAGCGTGTTCGCCATCGACCTGTACTTCGCGTCGCGCGGCCTGCCGCCCGCGCCTTCCATGGGCATCGCGGCCTTCATGGCCCAGCCCGCGCACTGGCGCGTGATGGCCGACCTGCTGCTGCTCTCGCTGTTCGCGGGCCTCTACAGCGTGCCCATGTACGCGCTGATCCAGATGCGCAGCCAGCCCACGCACCGCGCGCGCATCATCGCGGCCAACAACATCCTGAACGCGCTCTTCATGATCGCGAGTTCGGTCATCGCGGGCGCGCTGCTGGCGGCGAAGTTCAGCATTCCGCAGGTATTCCTCTTCACGGGCATCGCCAACGCCATCGTGGCGGGCTACATCTTCCTCATCGTGCCCGAGTACCTGCTGCGCTTCGTGGCCTGGGTGCTCTCGCGGCTGGTGTACCGCTTCAGGGTGCAGGGCGATGCGCACATCCCCACGCAGGGCGCAGCGCTGCTGGCCTGCAACCACGTGAGCTTCGTCGATGCCGTGCTGCTCATGGCCGCCAGCCCGCGGCCCATCTACTTCGTGATGGACCACCGCATCTTCCGCGTGCCGGTGCTGGGCTGGCTGTTCCGCCTTGCCAAGGCGATCCCCATCGCGCCGCAGAAAGAGAACCCCGCCATCTACGAGGCCGCCTTCGAGCGCGCCGCGCAGGTGCTGCGGGACGGCGACCTGCTGGCCATCTTCCCCGAGGGCGGCATCACGCGCGACGGAACGCTGCAGCCCTTCAAGGGCGGCATCATGAAGATCCTGGAGCGCGCCCGCGCCGAAGGGGTCGAGCCCCCGGTCGTGCCCATGGCGCTCACCAATCTGTGGGGATCGTTCTTCAGCCGCGTGGACGGCGCGGCCATGGCCCGGCCCTTCCGCCGCGGGTTCTTCAACCGCGTGGGGCTGCACGTGGGCGCGCCAATGCCGGCGCAGGCCGTGCAGCCCGAGGCGCTGCGCGAGCGCGTGGCGCAATTGCTGCAGCCGGCCCCCTGA
- a CDS encoding DUF6402 family protein, whose protein sequence is MNDIVHVDRERTRAELEKKLPPKIRRFQLDEIPGVMRSRLGWPVAAALMDRWFRGAGFAITLPIKLSTPPKQLHQLPSSQLDENTVTMQWALGFARVQAAMSKLQAQWNSPAGIQRLQTQTNQQAIRQPRPWRFGNLNQPAKVLDSTCQVNRLKVGRFGDPMDDFYGAMGEATLKIAVSGLVTPKGPDKAAIAIDELAFYLRDAYDFNDDSFLSQPLGFWGPRGVKRSPRSALEIPIDEQWMYADAAEASHQSYLVQNQHFRQWRALHGRGGDFMVVSDVRRVRLPFPIKLEW, encoded by the coding sequence GTGAACGATATCGTCCACGTGGACAGGGAGCGCACGCGCGCGGAACTCGAAAAGAAACTGCCGCCCAAGATCCGGCGCTTCCAACTCGATGAGATTCCGGGCGTGATGCGCTCGCGCCTGGGGTGGCCGGTGGCGGCGGCGTTGATGGATCGGTGGTTCAGAGGGGCGGGGTTTGCGATTACTTTGCCGATCAAACTCAGCACGCCACCCAAGCAGCTACATCAGTTGCCGTCTTCGCAACTGGATGAAAACACGGTCACGATGCAATGGGCATTGGGCTTTGCACGTGTGCAGGCGGCGATGTCGAAATTGCAGGCGCAATGGAATAGCCCTGCCGGAATACAGAGGCTACAAACGCAGACCAACCAGCAGGCGATAAGACAGCCCCGGCCCTGGCGTTTTGGAAATCTGAACCAGCCGGCCAAAGTCTTGGACAGCACCTGCCAAGTGAATCGTCTGAAAGTGGGCCGGTTCGGCGACCCCATGGACGACTTCTACGGCGCCATGGGCGAGGCGACACTCAAGATCGCGGTGTCGGGCCTGGTGACGCCCAAGGGGCCAGACAAAGCCGCCATCGCCATCGACGAGTTGGCCTTCTACCTGCGCGACGCCTATGACTTCAACGACGATTCCTTTCTGTCGCAGCCGCTGGGCTTTTGGGGACCGCGTGGCGTGAAGCGCAGCCCTCGGTCCGCCCTGGAAATCCCTATCGATGAGCAATGGATGTACGCCGATGCCGCCGAGGCAAGCCACCAGAGCTATCTGGTGCAGAACCAGCATTTCAGGCAATGGCGCGCGCTGCATGGCCGAGGCGGGGATTTCATGGTCGTCTCCGACGTACGCCGCGTGCGCCTTCCTTTTCCGATCAAGTTGGAGTGGTGA
- a CDS encoding methyl-accepting chemotaxis protein: MTIFRNMKLGVMLGAGFSTLILLGLTVAAVGGVQLGSVSDDVNLLTSDRIGKVMQVQELKDNVNVVARSVRNIALLEDGPQRAEEKQRIDKAIARNSEIFEALKQAIQSQRGRELLQQLGQARLPYTTAVNKAAELGLRNDMAAAREMLLKDVRPLQRTYFQAMDNLATYQQQLMVDTGTEAQDQAASASRWMLTLAAISAVLGGLIAWTITRRVKTQLGGEPAYAAQIAQEVARGNLAVQVDLRAGDSSSVLAAMSAMRSNLAQVVSEVRHSSESIATGASQIATGNADLSQRTEEQASNLQQTAASMEQMNSTVQQNADTVRTASQLASSASSTAARGGEVVGNVVRTMEDITASSRKIGDIIGVIDSIAFQTNILALNAAVEAARAGEQGRGFAVVASEVRTLAQRSAQAAKEIKALIGESVSKVQTGSQLVGEAGSTMGEIVEQTRRVADLIAEIGAATHEQAQGISQVGDAVNQLDQVTQQNAALVEESAAAADSLNSQASRLVELVSVFQVDDAVSHAVIAQAQHRSRDTARAAQAALQQAKAPAPAPAPRVAAPRTPAPSPAKAQRVALPPAAAPTAPAPAKAASGNSDDWETF; encoded by the coding sequence ATGACCATCTTTCGCAACATGAAGCTGGGCGTCATGCTCGGCGCAGGCTTTTCCACCCTCATCCTCCTCGGTTTGACCGTCGCGGCCGTGGGAGGGGTGCAGCTGGGCTCCGTTTCGGACGATGTGAACTTGCTCACCTCCGACCGCATCGGCAAGGTGATGCAGGTGCAGGAACTCAAGGACAACGTCAATGTCGTTGCCCGCAGCGTGCGCAACATCGCCCTGCTGGAGGACGGGCCGCAGAGAGCGGAAGAGAAGCAGCGGATCGACAAGGCGATCGCCCGCAATTCGGAAATCTTCGAAGCGCTGAAGCAGGCCATCCAGTCGCAGCGCGGCCGGGAACTGCTCCAGCAGCTCGGGCAGGCACGCCTGCCCTACACCACGGCGGTGAACAAGGCGGCCGAACTGGGGCTGAGGAACGACATGGCGGCCGCCCGGGAGATGCTGCTGAAGGATGTCCGCCCCCTGCAACGCACCTATTTCCAGGCCATGGACAACCTGGCCACCTACCAACAGCAGCTGATGGTCGATACCGGCACGGAGGCCCAGGACCAGGCCGCCAGCGCCAGCCGGTGGATGTTGACCCTGGCCGCCATCTCGGCCGTCCTCGGCGGCCTGATCGCCTGGACGATCACGCGGCGCGTGAAGACCCAGCTCGGCGGCGAGCCAGCCTACGCCGCACAGATCGCCCAGGAAGTCGCCCGCGGCAACCTCGCCGTCCAGGTCGACCTGCGCGCCGGCGACTCCTCCAGCGTCCTCGCCGCCATGAGCGCCATGCGCTCCAACCTCGCACAGGTCGTCTCCGAAGTCCGCCACAGCAGCGAATCCATCGCCACCGGCGCCTCCCAGATCGCCACCGGCAACGCCGACCTCAGCCAGCGCACCGAGGAGCAGGCCTCCAACCTCCAGCAGACCGCCGCCTCCATGGAGCAGATGAACTCCACCGTCCAGCAGAACGCCGACACCGTCCGCACCGCCTCCCAGCTCGCCTCCTCCGCTTCCTCCACCGCCGCACGCGGCGGCGAGGTCGTCGGCAACGTCGTGCGCACCATGGAGGACATCACCGCCTCCTCCCGCAAGATCGGCGACATCATCGGCGTCATCGACTCCATCGCCTTCCAGACCAACATCCTCGCCCTCAACGCCGCCGTCGAGGCCGCCCGCGCCGGCGAGCAGGGCCGCGGCTTCGCCGTCGTCGCCTCCGAGGTCCGCACCCTCGCGCAGCGCTCGGCGCAAGCCGCCAAGGAGATCAAGGCCCTCATCGGCGAGAGCGTCTCCAAGGTCCAGACCGGCTCCCAGCTCGTGGGCGAGGCCGGCTCCACCATGGGCGAGATCGTCGAGCAGACCCGCCGCGTCGCCGACCTCATCGCCGAGATCGGCGCCGCCACCCACGAGCAGGCCCAGGGCATCTCCCAGGTCGGCGACGCCGTCAACCAGCTCGACCAGGTCACCCAGCAGAACGCCGCCCTCGTCGAGGAATCGGCCGCCGCCGCCGACAGCCTCAACTCCCAGGCCTCCCGCCTCGTGGAGCTCGTCAGCGTCTTCCAGGTGGACGACGCCGTCTCCCACGCCGTCATCGCCCAGGCACAGCACCGCAGCCGCGACACCGCGCGCGCCGCCCAGGCCGCGCTGCAGCAGGCCAAGGCCCCCGCGCCGGCGCCCGCGCCCCGCGTGGCCGCGCCCCGCACCCCCGCGCCCTCGCCCGCGAAGGCCCAACGCGTCGCCCTCCCGCCCGCCGCAGCCCCCACCGCACCCGCGCCCGCCAAGGCCGCCAGCGGCAACAGCGACGACTGGGAAACCTTCTGA
- a CDS encoding Bug family tripartite tricarboxylate transporter substrate binding protein: MTKYLLPSRRTGIALLLAVAASGPWPAARAESYPARPIQLIVPFPAGGAVDIVGRLIGKPLGDHLGQPVVIENKAGAGTIVGAAFVANAPADGYTLLISSGSTFTGNPALNPKLPYDPVRSYEPVGMVARVPLVLLAHRDVPAASLAEVVAAVKRTPDKFSYGSFGNGTTGHFAGELLWAAAGIKPMHVPYRGSAPAMADLMGGQIPFTIDTVAAALPQLKAGKIKAIAVMGATRATQLPDVPTVAESGFPGFAADSWLAVVAPRGLPADAKARLQKALGEVMAAPGVRSRLVAHGLEPAYEPADAVAARIEDELPRMRAIAQRANIRPE, from the coding sequence ATGACGAAGTACCTGCTGCCGTCCCGGCGCACCGGCATCGCGCTCCTCCTGGCCGTCGCGGCATCGGGCCCCTGGCCCGCGGCGCGCGCCGAGAGCTACCCGGCCCGGCCGATCCAGCTCATCGTTCCCTTTCCCGCCGGCGGTGCCGTGGACATCGTGGGCCGGCTGATCGGCAAGCCCCTGGGCGACCACCTGGGGCAGCCGGTGGTGATCGAGAACAAGGCCGGCGCCGGCACCATCGTGGGCGCCGCCTTCGTCGCCAATGCGCCGGCCGACGGCTACACGCTGCTGATCAGTTCGGGCTCCACGTTCACCGGCAACCCCGCGCTGAACCCCAAGCTGCCGTACGACCCCGTCCGGAGCTACGAGCCCGTCGGCATGGTGGCGCGGGTGCCGCTGGTGCTGCTGGCCCACCGCGACGTGCCGGCCGCCAGCCTGGCGGAGGTGGTGGCCGCGGTGAAGCGCACGCCCGACAAATTTTCCTACGGCTCGTTCGGCAACGGCACCACGGGCCACTTCGCGGGCGAATTGCTGTGGGCCGCCGCTGGCATCAAGCCGATGCACGTGCCCTACCGGGGCAGCGCGCCCGCCATGGCGGACCTGATGGGCGGGCAGATTCCCTTCACCATCGACACGGTGGCGGCGGCGCTGCCGCAGCTGAAGGCGGGCAAGATCAAGGCGATCGCGGTCATGGGGGCGACGCGCGCCACCCAGTTGCCCGATGTGCCCACGGTGGCGGAAAGCGGTTTTCCGGGCTTCGCGGCAGACTCCTGGCTGGCCGTCGTCGCCCCGCGCGGGCTGCCGGCCGATGCCAAAGCCCGGCTGCAGAAGGCATTGGGCGAGGTGATGGCGGCGCCGGGGGTCCGCAGCAGGCTCGTCGCCCATGGGCTGGAGCCCGCCTACGAACCCGCAGACGCGGTGGCGGCGCGCATTGAGGACGAACTCCCGCGCATGCGCGCCATCGCGCAACGCGCGAATATCCGCCCGGAGTGA
- a CDS encoding 1-aminocyclopropane-1-carboxylate deaminase produces the protein MNLQKFPRHVLTFGPTPIQPLPRLSAHLGGKVHLYAKREDCNSGLAFGGNKTRKLEYLIPEALEGGYDTLVSIGGIQSNQTRQVAAVAAHLGLKCVLVQENWVNYSDAVYDRVGNIEMSRIMGADVRLDAAGFDIGIRPSWEQAMEDVRRAGGKPFPIPAGCSEHPRGGLGFVGFAEEVRQQEAELGFQFDYIVVCSVTGSTQAGMVVGFAADGRADRVIGIDASAKPEQTRAQILRIAQNTAQLVELGRDITDADIVLDTRYGGPEYGLPNEGTLEAIRLCARQEAMLTDPVYEGKSMHGMIDMVKNGEFPEGSRVLYAHLGGVPALNAYSFLFRNG, from the coding sequence ATGAACTTGCAGAAATTCCCGCGCCACGTCCTCACCTTCGGCCCCACGCCCATCCAGCCGCTGCCGCGCCTGTCCGCGCACCTGGGCGGCAAGGTGCACCTGTATGCCAAGCGCGAGGACTGCAATTCGGGCTTGGCCTTCGGCGGCAACAAGACGCGCAAGCTCGAATACCTGATCCCCGAGGCGCTCGAGGGCGGCTACGACACGCTGGTGTCGATCGGCGGCATCCAGTCCAACCAGACGCGCCAGGTGGCCGCCGTGGCCGCGCACCTGGGCCTCAAGTGCGTGCTGGTGCAGGAGAACTGGGTGAACTACTCCGATGCCGTGTACGACCGCGTGGGCAACATCGAGATGAGCCGCATCATGGGCGCGGACGTGCGGCTGGACGCCGCGGGCTTCGACATCGGCATCCGCCCGAGCTGGGAGCAGGCCATGGAAGACGTGCGCCGCGCCGGCGGCAAGCCCTTCCCGATCCCGGCGGGCTGCTCCGAGCATCCGCGCGGCGGCCTGGGCTTCGTGGGCTTCGCGGAGGAGGTGCGCCAGCAGGAGGCCGAACTGGGCTTCCAGTTCGACTACATCGTCGTGTGCTCGGTCACGGGCAGCACGCAGGCCGGCATGGTGGTGGGCTTCGCGGCCGATGGCCGGGCGGACCGCGTGATCGGCATCGACGCCTCGGCCAAGCCCGAGCAGACGCGCGCGCAGATCCTGCGCATCGCCCAGAACACCGCGCAACTGGTCGAGCTGGGCCGCGACATCACCGACGCCGACATCGTGCTCGACACGCGCTACGGCGGCCCCGAATACGGCCTGCCCAACGAGGGCACGCTCGAAGCCATCCGCCTGTGCGCACGCCAGGAAGCCATGCTCACCGACCCGGTGTACGAGGGCAAATCGATGCACGGCATGATCGATATGGTGAAGAACGGCGAATTCCCCGAAGGCTCGCGCGTGCTCTACGCGCACCTGGGCGGCGTGCCGGCGCTCAACGCCTACAGCTTCCTCTTCCGCAACGGCTGA
- a CDS encoding Lrp/AsnC family transcriptional regulator, whose protein sequence is MCATKLTQPTADVSAADAASGLDRTDRAILRALQRDASVSNVALATKVHLSAPACLRRVERLRRLGLIDGVVALLNPRAVGAGMLVMIGVVLDRSTPESFAEFEKAAARISGCMECHVVTGEFDYFMLVRTRDSDSFNRLHAEQLLYLPGVRQVRSFMVLRNVLSTTELPIAV, encoded by the coding sequence ATGTGCGCAACGAAATTAACCCAACCGACGGCCGATGTTTCAGCGGCCGATGCCGCCAGCGGGCTGGACCGCACCGACCGGGCCATCCTGCGGGCGCTGCAGCGCGACGCCTCGGTCTCCAACGTGGCGCTGGCGACCAAGGTGCATCTGAGCGCGCCCGCCTGCCTGCGCCGCGTGGAGCGGCTCAGGCGCCTGGGGCTGATCGACGGGGTGGTGGCGCTGCTCAACCCGCGCGCCGTGGGCGCGGGCATGCTGGTGATGATCGGCGTGGTGCTGGACCGCTCCACGCCCGAGTCGTTCGCGGAGTTCGAGAAGGCGGCCGCCAGGATCTCCGGCTGCATGGAATGCCACGTGGTGACGGGCGAGTTCGACTACTTCATGCTCGTGCGCACGCGCGACAGCGACAGCTTCAACCGCCTGCATGCCGAGCAGCTGCTCTACCTGCCGGGCGTGCGGCAGGTGCGCTCGTTCATGGTGCTGCGCAACGTGCTGTCCACCACCGAGCTGCCGATCGCGGTCTGA